A single Streptomyces mirabilis DNA region contains:
- a CDS encoding ABC transporter ATP-binding protein translates to MGEAISTSEILSTSAILSATGVDLSYGNQLAVRDAHFSVAPGEVAAVTGQSGSGKSSLLYCLAGVLPAQRGQVRFEGRSLGDLGDEEISALRRERFGFVFQYGELLPELTIEENTALPLRLAGQRKQPALAAAGAVLERLGLGELRGRRPSQVSGGQSQRVAVARALVHRPAVVFADEPTGSLDSANASAVLKEFLDLARSQGTAVVLVTHDPAVAAQADSHYTMSDGVLTPRSAA, encoded by the coding sequence TTGGGGGAAGCCATCAGTACGTCAGAGATCCTCAGTACGTCAGCGATCCTCTCCGCCACGGGAGTCGACCTCTCCTACGGCAATCAACTGGCCGTCCGGGACGCCCACTTCTCCGTCGCCCCCGGCGAAGTCGCCGCCGTCACCGGACAGAGCGGTTCCGGCAAGTCCTCACTCCTGTACTGCCTGGCCGGGGTGCTTCCCGCCCAGCGCGGGCAGGTGCGTTTCGAAGGACGGTCGCTCGGTGACCTCGGCGACGAAGAGATCAGCGCACTGCGCCGCGAACGCTTCGGATTCGTCTTCCAGTACGGCGAGTTGCTGCCGGAGCTGACCATCGAGGAGAACACCGCCCTGCCGCTGCGCCTCGCCGGGCAGCGCAAGCAGCCCGCCCTCGCCGCCGCGGGCGCCGTCCTCGAACGGCTCGGGCTCGGCGAGCTGCGCGGCCGCCGCCCCTCGCAGGTCTCCGGCGGCCAGAGCCAGCGCGTCGCCGTCGCGCGGGCCCTGGTCCACCGCCCCGCCGTCGTCTTCGCGGACGAGCCGACCGGCTCCCTGGACAGCGCCAACGCCTCCGCCGTCCTCAAGGAGTTCCTCGACCTGGCCCGCTCCCAGGGCACCGCGGTCGTCCTGGTGACGCACGACCCCGCGGTCGCGGCGCAGGCCGACAGCCACTACACGATGTCCGACGGCGTCCTCACCCCCCGGAGCGCGGCGTGA
- a CDS encoding PucR family transcriptional regulator, which yields MPDTSATPVPPTPPIPLSALLAREDLGLRHIAGPIDPDTVIHWAHTSEMADPYPYLLGGELLLTAGVHIPEAAGSGTYFDDYVSRIVAAGGAALGFGLAPVHDTVPRALVAACDTYGLPLLEVPPQTTFSGVARAVWQLMAQARLAELRRVTEAQQSLAAAAARPDPVAAVLRQLAQRVSGWAVLYGPDGAELARAGRSPEAGPVTALGTLAAVVRPGGTQTAGPQGPTPASTPPSAPTPPPTPSSATDTVGGTHLAAYALGGGQGFVLGVAAPRRDPGDHTIASVAAVLLSLLTGEQQSGSGAARSAALVRLLLGAVPEDVAPLLGEDRWTVVHARPAADGPAPDALAASALGAALGSALIDTGGGVVRVLVPGDREPTAQEGWICGVSAAVGPHEWASADGQAARALARARATRTPLVRHGERPALADLVPPADAQAHARALLAPIAATPALTETLRTWLSLHGSWDRTAVALSVHRNTVRQRIARCAALLEADLDDADVRMELWFALRET from the coding sequence ATGCCGGACACATCCGCCACACCAGTCCCACCCACCCCACCGATCCCGCTGTCCGCCCTCCTGGCCCGGGAGGACCTCGGCCTGCGCCACATCGCGGGCCCCATCGACCCGGACACGGTGATCCACTGGGCGCACACGTCGGAGATGGCGGACCCGTACCCGTATCTGCTGGGCGGTGAGCTGCTGCTGACCGCCGGGGTGCACATCCCGGAGGCGGCGGGCTCGGGCACCTACTTCGACGACTACGTCTCCCGGATCGTGGCGGCGGGCGGCGCGGCGCTCGGCTTCGGCCTGGCGCCGGTGCACGACACGGTCCCGCGCGCCCTGGTCGCGGCCTGCGACACCTACGGCCTGCCCCTGCTGGAGGTCCCGCCCCAGACCACCTTCTCGGGCGTGGCCCGCGCGGTGTGGCAGCTGATGGCCCAGGCCCGGCTGGCGGAACTGCGACGCGTCACCGAGGCCCAGCAGAGCCTGGCGGCCGCCGCGGCGCGCCCGGACCCGGTGGCGGCGGTGCTGCGGCAGCTGGCCCAGCGGGTGAGCGGCTGGGCGGTGCTGTACGGCCCGGACGGCGCGGAGCTGGCCCGCGCGGGGAGATCGCCGGAGGCGGGCCCCGTGACCGCCCTCGGCACCCTGGCCGCCGTCGTACGCCCTGGGGGAACCCAGACCGCGGGCCCCCAGGGCCCCACCCCCGCCTCCACTCCCCCCTCCGCCCCCACCCCGCCTCCCACCCCCTCCTCCGCCACCGACACCGTGGGCGGCACCCACCTCGCCGCGTACGCCCTCGGCGGCGGGCAGGGCTTCGTCCTCGGGGTCGCGGCGCCGCGCCGGGACCCCGGGGACCACACCATCGCCTCCGTCGCGGCCGTCCTCCTCTCCCTCCTCACCGGGGAGCAGCAGAGCGGGAGCGGCGCGGCGCGCTCGGCGGCGCTCGTACGACTCCTGCTGGGTGCCGTGCCCGAGGACGTGGCCCCGCTGCTCGGCGAGGACCGGTGGACCGTCGTGCACGCCCGCCCCGCGGCGGACGGCCCGGCGCCGGACGCCCTCGCCGCGTCCGCGCTGGGGGCGGCGCTGGGCTCCGCGCTCATCGACACCGGCGGGGGTGTCGTACGCGTCCTCGTCCCCGGTGACCGCGAGCCGACCGCGCAGGAGGGCTGGATCTGCGGGGTCAGCGCGGCGGTCGGCCCTCACGAGTGGGCGTCCGCCGACGGGCAGGCGGCCCGCGCCCTGGCCCGCGCCCGGGCGACCCGCACACCCCTCGTCCGCCACGGTGAGCGCCCCGCCCTGGCGGACCTCGTGCCCCCCGCCGACGCCCAGGCCCACGCGCGCGCCCTCCTCGCCCCCATCGCCGCCACCCCGGCCCTCACCGAGACCCTTCGCACCTGGCTGTCCCTGCACGGCAGTTGGGACCGCACGGCCGTCGCCCTCTCCGTCCACCGCAACACCGTCCGCCAACGCATCGCACGGTGTGCGGCGTTGCTGGAGGCGGACCTCGACGACGCGGACGTACGGATGGAGTTGTGGTTCGCGCTGAGGGAAACCTGA
- a CDS encoding phosphatase produces the protein MPISGTPSRTELVDHLVTTRIAGDVATPRENNLSHYRKLANGDRNFWLGLELGDRWTDEQDVLAVMAERCGVNDDPEYRYGQDTIDPELTVDALDRMAARLRKAADGEQRVLFATGHPGGLLDVHRATAAALRGAGCEIVVIPDGLQTDEGYVMQFADVAVLEHGATLWHTHSGEPMRAILKGLEGAGRPLPDLVVADHGWAGCAGQLGIDSVGYADCNDPALFLAESEGTLQVTVPLDDHVTSPRFYDPLTAYLLASAGLI, from the coding sequence ATGCCGATATCCGGGACCCCCAGCCGCACTGAGCTCGTCGACCATCTCGTGACGACCCGTATCGCGGGCGACGTCGCCACGCCGCGCGAGAACAACCTCTCCCACTACCGCAAGCTCGCCAACGGCGACCGCAACTTCTGGCTCGGCCTGGAACTCGGCGACCGCTGGACCGACGAGCAGGACGTGCTCGCCGTGATGGCGGAGCGGTGCGGTGTGAACGACGACCCGGAGTACCGCTACGGCCAGGACACCATCGACCCCGAGCTGACCGTCGACGCCCTGGACCGGATGGCGGCGCGGCTGCGCAAGGCGGCGGACGGTGAGCAGCGGGTGCTGTTCGCGACCGGCCACCCCGGCGGCCTGCTCGACGTGCACCGCGCCACCGCCGCCGCGCTGCGCGGCGCCGGCTGCGAGATCGTCGTCATTCCGGACGGGCTGCAGACGGACGAGGGGTACGTCATGCAGTTCGCGGACGTGGCGGTGCTGGAGCACGGGGCCACGCTGTGGCACACCCACTCGGGCGAGCCGATGCGCGCGATCCTCAAGGGCCTGGAGGGTGCGGGCCGCCCCCTGCCCGACCTGGTCGTCGCGGACCACGGCTGGGCCGGCTGCGCGGGCCAGCTCGGCATCGACTCCGTCGGCTACGCCGACTGCAACGACCCGGCCCTCTTCCTCGCCGAGTCCGAGGGCACGCTCCAGGTGACGGTCCCCCTCGACGACCACGTCACAAGCCCGCGGTTCTACGACCCGCTGACGGCGTATCTGCTGGCTTCCGCCGGTCTGATCTGA